One Paracoccaceae bacterium genomic region harbors:
- the ilvN gene encoding acetolactate synthase small subunit, giving the protein MSPLNIRKGASSHSAYDLRDPNAEVIETHTLAVLVDNEPGVLARVIGLFSGRGYNIDSLTVAETDHTGHRSRITIVTSGTPAVIDQIEAQLSRMVPVHEVHDLTAEGPAVQRELALIKVAGKGDHRIEALRLAEIFRANVVDSTLESFVFEMTGTPEKIDAFAELMRPLGLREIARTGVAALARGV; this is encoded by the coding sequence ATGTCTCCGCTGAACATCCGCAAGGGCGCCTCCAGCCACTCCGCCTACGACCTGCGCGACCCGAACGCCGAGGTGATCGAGACGCATACGCTGGCCGTTCTGGTCGACAACGAACCGGGGGTCCTGGCGCGGGTGATCGGCCTGTTCTCGGGGCGCGGCTACAACATCGACAGCCTGACCGTGGCCGAGACCGACCACACCGGGCATCGCTCGCGGATCACCATCGTCACCTCCGGCACCCCCGCCGTGATCGACCAGATCGAGGCGCAGCTTTCGCGCATGGTGCCGGTGCACGAGGTCCATGACCTGACCGCCGAGGGTCCGGCGGTGCAGCGCGAACTGGCGCTGATCAAGGTGGCGGGCAAGGGCGACCACCGCATCGAGGCGCTGCGCCTGGCCGAGATCTTCCGGGCGAACGTGGTCGACTCGACGCTGGAAAGCTTCGTGTTCGAGATGACGGGCACACCCGAGAAGATCGACGCCTTCGCCGAACTCATGCGTCCCCTCGGCCTGCGCGAGATTGCCCGCACCGGCGTTGCGGCGCTGGCGCGGGGGGTCTGA
- a CDS encoding enoyl-CoA hydratase/isomerase family protein, translated as MIYETIRSEISAGVATVTLARPDVMNALSSQMRAELLHAVREAGRAARVLVITGEGRAFCSGQDLGDRARLSSADLERTLRDEYEPLLRAIWDCPIPTVSAVNGTAAGAGANLALMADVVIACESASFIQAFTRIGLMPDAGGTWLLPRQIGQARAMGAMLFADRIAARQAADWGMIWECVPDADFAAHVAGRAAHLAAGPTQAYAGIKAALRATWSNDLEAQLNLEAQRQGACGQTQDFKEGVIAFLEKRPARFEGR; from the coding sequence ATGATCTATGAAACCATCCGCAGCGAGATTTCGGCGGGGGTGGCCACCGTCACGCTGGCACGGCCGGACGTGATGAACGCGCTGTCGTCGCAGATGCGGGCGGAACTGCTGCATGCGGTGCGCGAGGCGGGCCGGGCCGCGCGGGTGCTGGTGATCACCGGAGAGGGGCGGGCGTTCTGTTCGGGGCAGGACCTGGGCGACCGCGCGCGGCTGTCCTCGGCCGATCTGGAACGCACGCTGCGCGACGAGTACGAACCCCTGCTGCGGGCGATCTGGGACTGTCCCATCCCGACGGTGTCGGCGGTGAACGGCACGGCGGCGGGGGCGGGGGCGAACCTGGCGCTGATGGCCGATGTGGTGATCGCCTGCGAGAGCGCCAGCTTCATCCAGGCCTTCACGCGCATCGGGCTGATGCCGGATGCGGGCGGCACCTGGCTGCTGCCACGGCAGATCGGGCAGGCGCGGGCGATGGGGGCGATGCTGTTCGCCGACCGCATCGCCGCCCGGCAGGCGGCCGACTGGGGGATGATCTGGGAATGCGTGCCGGATGCCGATTTCGCGGCGCATGTGGCGGGCCGGGCGGCGCATCTGGCGGCGGGGCCGACGCAGGCCTATGCGGGCATCAAGGCCGCGCTGCGCGCGACCTGGAGCAACGACCTTGAGGCGCAGCTGAACCTCGAGGCGCAGCGGCAGGGAGCCTGCGGGCAGACGCAGGATTTCAAGGAAGGCGTGATCGCGTTCCTGGAAAAGCGCCCGGCGCGGTTCGAGGGGCGGTAG
- a CDS encoding cytochrome c-type biogenesis protein CcmH, with amino-acid sequence MAMPGLAVQPDEVLDDPALEARARALSKGLRCLVCRNENIDDSNAELARDLRLLVRERLVEGDTDAEVLAYLVDRYGDYVLLNPPAQGANLALWLAGPVLLLTAGGVAFAYLRRRRSAPEDAGTLTAEEERRISELTRE; translated from the coding sequence ATGGCGATGCCGGGCCTGGCGGTCCAGCCGGACGAGGTGCTGGACGACCCGGCGCTGGAGGCCCGTGCCCGGGCGCTGAGCAAGGGGCTGCGCTGCCTGGTCTGCCGGAACGAGAACATCGACGATTCGAATGCCGAACTGGCGCGCGACCTGCGGCTGCTGGTGCGCGAGCGGCTGGTGGAGGGCGACACGGATGCCGAGGTGCTGGCCTATCTGGTCGACCGCTATGGCGACTATGTGCTGCTGAACCCGCCGGCGCAGGGGGCAAATCTGGCGCTGTGGCTGGCGGGGCCGGTGCTGTTGCTGACGGCGGGCGGCGTGGCCTTTGCCTATCTGCGCCGCCGCCGGTCGGCGCCCGAGGACGCCGGCACGCTGACCGCCGAGGAAGAGCGCCGGATTTCCGAACTCACGCGCGAGTGA